TGTCACGTCCTGAAACTGGTTGACATATTGAAGTAATTAAACTCAATCAATATGTCACAAAAAGTAGAGAGAACAGTCATCCGGTACAGTAATAGCTTTAAGCTAATGGTTGTCCAGGAGATTGAAGAGGGTCATGCTATTGAAGCTATTCGCAGAAAGTATGGTATCGGTGGAGGTGCAACAATCCAGATCTGGATTAAGAAGTATGGCAGAAATCATTTACTCAACAAAGTTGTACGCGTAGAAACTATGAATGAAAGAGACCGGATAAAGGAACTCGAAGAAGAGAACAGGAAACTGAAAATTAAATTGGCAGAAACTTTCCTGGCAAAGGATTGCCTGGAGGAGTTGGTGAAAATTGCTAATGAAGAATACCGGACAGATTTAAAAAAAAATTTTGGTACAAGGTCTCCGAACGACTTGAAGAAAGACACAGAGTAACCGATTTGTGTAAGTACTG
This portion of the Aridibaculum aurantiacum genome encodes:
- a CDS encoding transposase; translation: MSQKVERTVIRYSNSFKLMVVQEIEEGHAIEAIRRKYGIGGGATIQIWIKKYGRNHLLNKVVRVETMNERDRIKELEEENRKLKIKLAETFLAKDCLEELVKIANEEYRTDLKKNFGTRSPNDLKKDTE